The genome window GGAACCACGAATGGCTTGTTCACGATTGGCTGCGACTTTGGCTTTGCGAATCCGGGTGAGCTGGATGGGGCCGACGTGATCATTACGAATTTCCCGCAATTGCTCGATCATTTGCCAGAAATCGACACCATAAAGCAAAAACAAACATAAACCATTTCCGTCAGGAAGTGGTTTTTTGCTTGGTTTCAAGCGACCCCATTTTGCCCACAATAGAAAGTGTATTCACCACTTGCAAGCGTGTAGTAAACCCATTATAATTAACGTCAAAGATAGTCAAAGTCAATACAAAACACAGTGAGAAGAGGAGGCGATGACTTGCGTAACATCTCGGACATCATTGAACAACACTTGAAAAGCATCTTAACCGAGAGTCCCAATGGCGCGATCGAGATTCAGCGTAGTGAGCTAGCCGACCTTTTTCAATGTGTGCCGTCTCAGATCAACTACGTCATCAATACCCGGTTTACGGTCCAAAAAGGGTATATTGTGGAAAGCAAGCGTGGCGGTGGCGGATACATCCGCATCCGCAAAGTGCAGATTGTCAGCAAGGCACGCCTGCAGGAACTTTTGACAGAGGAGCTGATTGGCGAGGCTATCTCACAAAGTGTGGGCAATGCTATCGTAGAGCGCCTTCTGGAGGAAGGTCTGGTTAATGTGAGGGAAGCAACCCTGATGAAAATTGCCACCTCCCGTTCTGTTTTAATCGTGGATACGGAATTGCGAGATCGTTTGCGGGCAAACATTTTAAAGCAGATGATCGCGGCCATTCTGTTGAAGTAACAAAAGCACGTGCTAGGAGGGAAGATGTGATGAACTGTGAGGAATGCGGAAAACGACCGGCGACACTTCATTTGACGAAAATCGTCAATGGCGAAAAAACCGAATACCATATTTGTGAGCACTGCGCTCAGGAAAAAGGGGACGTCTTTACCGGCTTTCACAATTTCAGCATCAATAATCTCCTTTCAGGATTACTGAAATTCGACCCGATGCAGAAAGGCGTCAAGGAATCGACAGCGAACAAGACGCTACGGTGTGAAACCTGCGGACTTACTTACGCCCAGTTCAGCAAGAGCGGACGATTCGGCTGCAGTGATTGCTACACCTTCCTGGGGGATCGACTGGACCCATTATTCCGCCGCATTCACGGCAACACCCAACATATTGGTAAAGTGCCTGAACGCACGGGTGGCCAATTGAAAATCCGCAAAGAGCTGGAGCAATTAAAGCAAGCGCTGCAAACGCACGTAGCCAGTGAAGAGTTTGAAAAAGCCGCAGAAATGCGCGACCGAATCCGCGCACTGGAACAAAAGATGGCCCAATCGTAACAGGGGAGGTTAGCTGGATGTCGCAACAGCAGTTTATGCAGAACCCGTGGAGCAATTGGATGAAAGGGGAAGGACCTGATTCCGATATTGTCATCAGCACACGGTTACGCATCGCACGTAACCTGCGCCAGCACCCTTTTCCGTTGCTTGCGACCGATTCCCAAGCGGAGGAAGTGGTAAGGAAAGTAACGGAAGTCAGCGAGTCGGATGCCATGCGCAAACGACACCATCTGCAAGTGATTCACATGGATCAAGTCAATCCGCTGGAAAAGCGAGTGCTGGTGGAAAAGCATCTGATCAGTCCGCACCTCGCCGAGGAGTCTCGAAAAGGGGCGGTTTTGCTAAACCCTGATGAATCAGTGAGTATTATGGTTAATGAAGAAGACCACATCCGGATTCAAGTCCTGCTACCCGGGTTTCGCTTGAACGATGCCTGGGAAATAGGTACAAAAATAGATGATACTTTCGAGAAAAATTTAAATTACGCTTTCGATGAGACGAGAGGCTACCTCACCAGCTGCCCGACCAACGTAGGGACTGGGATTCGCGCCTCCGTCATGCTCCATCTTCCTGCTCTGGTCATGACGCAGCAGATCAGTCGCATTCTGCAGGCGATTAATCAAGTCGGACTCGTGGTACGAGGAATTTATGGGGAAGGCAGCGAAGCATTAGGGAATCTCTTTCAGCTCTCCAACCAGGTGACCTTGGGCATGTCGGAGTCCGACATCCTTTCCAACCTGTACGGAGTGGCAAGACAAATCATCGAACAAGAGCGTGTGGCACGTACGTACTTACTCGAACACACCCGCGTGACTCTTGAGGATCGCATTTTCCGCTCGTACGGCATTTTGATGTACGCGCGCACGGTCGAATCCAAAGAAGCAGCACAGCGCCTGTCTGATGTGCGTCTGGGGATTGACCTCGGCGTGATCCCCGGCGTTTCACCGCTGGTGTTAAACGAGCTGCTCGTCACGACCCAGCCGGGCTTCCTGCAGCAGCATGCAGGCCAAAAGCTTACTCCGGATCAACGGGACGAGCGCAGAGCGCGGTTAATTCGAGAGCGGCTTGCAGACACCGAAAAGCCAAAAGGCAAATAAATAAAACATAGGCAACACGCAACAGTTGACCCATAGAGAATAAACACGGTTACCTTGGAGGTGTACGATATGATGTTTGGACGTTTTACAGAACGAGCACAAAAAGTATTGGCGCTTGCCCTGGAAGAAGCAGTTCGTCTGGGCCACAAAGACATTGGGACTGAGCACGTACTGTTGGGATTGATTCGGGAAGGCGAAGGAATTGCGGCGAAAGCTCTGCAATCACTGGGGCTTGGTCTCGACAAAATCCAAAGTGAAGTGGAGTCGTTGATCGGACGCGGAACGGAGCAGTCCGGCAGTAATTACACTCCAAACTATACACCTCGTGCCAAAAAGGTCATTGAGCTGTCCATGGATGAGGCCCGAAAGCTGGGCCACACGTACGTGGGCACCGAGCATATCCTGCTTGGTCTGATCCGTGAAGGGGAAGGCATTGCGGCAAGAATCATGAACAATCTCGGCGTAAGCCTGAACAAAGCGCGTCAGCAAGTGCTGCAGCTCTTGGGCAGCTCCGAAATGATGGCTTCCCATCAGCCGTCCGGCGGCAATCCGGCAGCGAATACGCCTACGCTGGACGGTCTGGCTCGCGATCTGACGGCTATTGCACGCGATGGCGGTCTCGATCCGGTTATCGGCCGCCAAAAGGAAATTGAGCGCGTCATCCAAGTGTTGAGCAGACGTACGAAAAACAACCCGGTGCTCATCGGGGAGCCGGGTGTAGGTAAGACCGCTATCGCTGAAGGCCTGGCACAGAAGATTGTGAACAACGAAATTCCAGAGACGCTGCGCGACAAGCGTGTCATGACGCTGGATATGGGTACCGTGGTCGCGGGCACCAAGTATCGCGGTGAATTCGAGGACCGCCTGAAAAAAATCATGGACGAAATTCGCCAAGCAGGGAACATTATCTTGTTCATTGACGAATTGCACACCTTGATTGGTGCAGGTGGAGCAGAAGGTGCCATCGACGCTTCCAACATTCTCAAGCCGGCTCTGGCTCGCGGAGAATTGCAATGCGTAGGGGCTACCACTCTGGACGAATACCGCAAGTACATCGAAAAAGACGCGGCCCTGGAGCGTCGTTTCCAACCGATCCAGGTAGATGAGCCGACAGCGGAGGACGCGATCAAGATCCTGCATGGTCTGCGTGATCGCTACGAAGCCCATCACCGTGTCAAAATTACAGATGAAGCCATTGAGCAGGCAGTGAAGCTGTCTGACCGATATATCACGGATCGTTTCCTGCCGGATAAAGCGATCGACCTGGTTGACGAGGCTGCCTCCAAGGTTCGCCTGCAGTCCTTTACCGTTCCGCCGAACCTCAAGGAACTGGAAGGTCGTCTGGAGGAAGTGCGCAAGGAAAAGGATGCCGCTGTGCAATCCCAGGAGTTCGAAGAGGCGGCAGCACTCCGTGATCAAGAACAAAAACTGCGCGAAGAACTGGATAAGACGAAAAAAGACTGGAAAGAGCGTCAAGGCCAGCTGAACATGGAAGTGACTCCTGAGGATATCGCTCAGGTAGTGGCGAGCTGGACCGGAATCCCAGTCCTCAAGCTGAAGGAAGAGGAAGCGGAGCGTCTGCTGAAAATGGAGGATATCCTGCATAGCCGCGTGATCGGGCAAGACGAAGCGGTGAAATCCGTCTCCCGTGCCGTTCGCCGTGCACGAGCGGGACTCAAGGATCCGAAGCGTCCTGTAGGCTCCTTCATTTTCCTCGGCCCTACGGGTGTCGGGAAAACCGAATTGGCGCGAGCTGTGGCTGAAACGCTTTTCGGCGATGAAGACGCCATGATTCGTGTCGATATGTCCGAGTACATGGAGAAGCATTCGACGGCACGTCTGGTCGGTGCCCCTCCTGGATATGTAGGCTATGATGAGGGCGGTCAATTGACTGAAAAAGTACGCCGCAAACCGTACTCCGTCATCTTGCTGGATGAGATCGAAAAAGCGCATCCGGACGTGTTCAACATCCTGCTCCAGGTTCTCGATGACGGTCGCCTGACCGATTCCAAGGGACGGACAGTCGATTTCCGCAACACGGTTGTCATCATGACTTCCAACGTGGGTGCCAGCATGATCAAGAAAAACACGACACTGGGCTTCACGACTGGTGATACCGAAAGAAAATACCAGGATATGAAGGACAAAGTGATGGATGAACTGAAAAAGAGCTTCCGTCCTGAGTTCCTGAACCGGATCGATGAAGTGATCGTGTTCCATTCTCTGGAGCAAGAGCACATCGAGCAGATCGTGTCTTTGATGACCGACGAGCTGCGTAAACGCTTGAAAGAACAAAATATTGATTTCCAATTGACCGACGAAGCGAAGAAAGTGCTGGCCAAGGAAGGATTCGACCCGGCTTACGGCGCTCGTCCGCTGCGCAGAGCCATTCAGCGTCACATCGAGGACAGATTGTCCGAAGAGCTGCTGAAAGGCAGCATCAGCAAAGGCGATACGGTAAACATCAATGCCGAAGAAGGCCAATTAGTGGTCAAACGCTTGGAAAAATCAAAACTGTAATACATGCAAAAAGCCATGGAAAGATACCTCCCCAAACAGGAGGTATTCTTTTTTTGGGTGCACATGTATGATAAAAATAGAGGATAAAATCCAAACGAGGGTGCAAATATGTCAAAGTATAAAACGAAATACGCGTGTCAAGAATGTGGCTATGAATCGCCAAAATGGATGGGGAAATGTCCAGGCTGCGGCAGCTGGAACACCATGGTCGAGGAAATGACTGTCAAAACAGCTCACCGCCACGAAGGGATCAGTGGTGGACAGAAACAGGCTGCCATGCCGTTAACAGAGGTCGCCAGTGAAGAAGAACCGCGCATGGATACGACGATCGGGGAGCTGAACCGCGTTCTTGGAGGCGGGCTTGTGCCAGGATCGCTCATTTTGGTCGGCGGTGATCCAGGTATCGGGAAATCGACATTGCTCCTGCAGACCTCGTTTGCGTTGGCTCATCATGGCGCAAGAGTCCTGTATGTTTCCGGGGAGGAGTCCGCAAAGCAGATCAAGCTGCGTGCAGATCGACTCGGTACCAAAACTCCTCCCATGTTTGTTTTAGCAGAAAATGATCTGGATTTGATCGAACAGCATATTAATCAGGTAGACCCCCATGTATTGATCATCGACTCGATTCAAACTGTCTTTCACCCTGCCGTTCAATCTGCAGCAGGTAGCGTCGCTCAAGTGCGTGAGGCGACGGCACAGCTGATGAGAATCGCAAAGGGAAAAGGGATCGGTACGTTTATTGTGGGCCATGTGACCAAGGAGGGCTCTATCGCGGGTCCGCGCATGCTGGAGCACATGGTGGATGCCGTCTTGTATTTCGAAGGGGAACGCCACAATACGTTCCGGATTTTGCGTGCAGTCAAAAATCGATTCGGCTCGACAAATGAAATCGGGATTTTCGAGATGAAGGACCGAGGTTTGGAAGAAGTAGCGAATCCCTCTGAAATTTTCTTGGCCGAGCGTCCCTTTGGCGTAGCAGGCTCGACGGTAGTGGCCAGCATGGAAGGTACTCGTCCCGTCCTGGTTGAGCTTCAGGCACTCGTGGCTCCCACGAGCTTCGTAACCCCGCGCAGAATGGCAACAGGAGTGGATCACCAGCGTGTCGCGATGATCATGGCTGTCTTGGAAAAGAGAATGGGCATGATGCTGCAAAATCAGGATGCCTACGTGAATGTAGCAGGTGGCGTCCGCTTGGATGAGCCTGCCGTAGACCTGGCGATCGCAGTCAGCATCGCGAGCAGCTTCCGCGATCATGCAACGAATCCACACGATGTGGTCATCGGTGAGATTGGCCTTACGGGGGAAGTGAGAGGCGTATCCCGTATCGAACAACGTGTTCGCGAGGCCCACAAGCTCGGCTTCAAACGCGTGATTATCCCAGAGAAAAACATCCGCGGGCTTGAAGCTCCAGATGATATCCAGGTGATCGGAGTATCGAACATCGGGGAGGCTTTGAACGAGGTGATAAGGGGGTAGGAGCGGATGCAGGATCAACAAAAAAAGAATCCGCTGTTCTTTGAAGTTCTTCGCTTAGTCGCTCCCGGAACGCAGCTGCGGGAAGGTCTGGAAAATGTTCTTCGGGCCAAAACAGGCGGTTTGATCGTCGTAGGCTATGGCCCTGAGATGAAGAACATCGTCGATGGGGGTTTTTCGATCAATTGTGAGTTCTCTCCAGCACATTTGTATGAATTGGCGAAGATGGATGGGGCGATTATAGTAAGTGAGGACGCCAAACGCATCTTGTACGCCAACACCCAGCTTTTTCCCCCTGCCTCCATTGCCACGAGTGAAACGGGGACGCGTCATCGGACGGCACAGCGGACGGCGATCCAGACCGGCTATCTCGTCATCGCAATCTCCCAGAGACGCAATGTCATCACGCTCTACCAAGGGAATTTCCGTTACGTCCTCAATGAAATCAGCGTGATTTTGGCAAAGGCGAATCAGGCCGTCTCTACACTCGAGAAGTACAAGGCCGTACTGGATCAGACATTGACGAATCTCGGTGCGCTCGAGTTCGAGGAGCTCGTCACTCTGCATGAGGTTACGTCAGTCCTGCAACGTGTAGAAATGGTGCTGCGAATCAAGGCGGAGGTTTCCAAGTACATATGCGAGCTTGGGGTGGAGGGCCGGTTGGTCAGCATGCAGATGGAGGAGCTCGTGTCGAATATCGAGGAAGAGGCGCACATGCTCATTCGCGATTATTGTCGAGACCCAGGGCTTTCTCCCGATCAGGTCCTGCGTGATATGAAGAAGCTGAGCAATGATGAAATGCTGGAAATCAGCTCGTTTTTACGAGTGCTGGGCTATTCCTCGACTGTGAGCATGCTGGAGGAATCGGTCTCCCCCCGCGGATACCGGATCTTGAACAAAATCCCGCGATTGCCAATGACGATCATCGCAAATCTTGTCGAGCACTTCCATTATTTGCCCAGAATCATGATGGCGACAATTGAGGAATTGGACGAAGTCGAAGGCATCGGAGAAGTTCGGGCGAGGGCCATCAAGGATGGTTTGAAACGGATTCAGGAGCAAGTGTTCATTGACAGGCACATTTAAAGTAGAATAGGATTAAGGCATTATTTGTATTAAACATTTGCCTAGGGGACCCGAATGAAAAGGGTCAACAGGATACTCGTCTCCTTCGCAAAAGAAATCAGGAGGTAGTCTATGTTCGTGAAATCGTTACCGAACATACTAACCGTAAGCAACTTGTTTCTGGGAATACTAGCAATTATTCTGGCATTTCGGGGCGATGAATTCGTCGATTATGCAGC of Brevibacillus choshinensis contains these proteins:
- a CDS encoding protein arginine kinase; translation: MSQQQFMQNPWSNWMKGEGPDSDIVISTRLRIARNLRQHPFPLLATDSQAEEVVRKVTEVSESDAMRKRHHLQVIHMDQVNPLEKRVLVEKHLISPHLAEESRKGAVLLNPDESVSIMVNEEDHIRIQVLLPGFRLNDAWEIGTKIDDTFEKNLNYAFDETRGYLTSCPTNVGTGIRASVMLHLPALVMTQQISRILQAINQVGLVVRGIYGEGSEALGNLFQLSNQVTLGMSESDILSNLYGVARQIIEQERVARTYLLEHTRVTLEDRIFRSYGILMYARTVESKEAAQRLSDVRLGIDLGVIPGVSPLVLNELLVTTQPGFLQQHAGQKLTPDQRDERRARLIRERLADTEKPKGK
- a CDS encoding CtsR family transcriptional regulator, with product MRNISDIIEQHLKSILTESPNGAIEIQRSELADLFQCVPSQINYVINTRFTVQKGYIVESKRGGGGYIRIRKVQIVSKARLQELLTEELIGEAISQSVGNAIVERLLEEGLVNVREATLMKIATSRSVLIVDTELRDRLRANILKQMIAAILLK
- the disA gene encoding DNA integrity scanning diadenylate cyclase DisA, producing MQDQQKKNPLFFEVLRLVAPGTQLREGLENVLRAKTGGLIVVGYGPEMKNIVDGGFSINCEFSPAHLYELAKMDGAIIVSEDAKRILYANTQLFPPASIATSETGTRHRTAQRTAIQTGYLVIAISQRRNVITLYQGNFRYVLNEISVILAKANQAVSTLEKYKAVLDQTLTNLGALEFEELVTLHEVTSVLQRVEMVLRIKAEVSKYICELGVEGRLVSMQMEELVSNIEEEAHMLIRDYCRDPGLSPDQVLRDMKKLSNDEMLEISSFLRVLGYSSTVSMLEESVSPRGYRILNKIPRLPMTIIANLVEHFHYLPRIMMATIEELDEVEGIGEVRARAIKDGLKRIQEQVFIDRHI
- a CDS encoding ATP-dependent Clp protease ATP-binding subunit, which gives rise to MMFGRFTERAQKVLALALEEAVRLGHKDIGTEHVLLGLIREGEGIAAKALQSLGLGLDKIQSEVESLIGRGTEQSGSNYTPNYTPRAKKVIELSMDEARKLGHTYVGTEHILLGLIREGEGIAARIMNNLGVSLNKARQQVLQLLGSSEMMASHQPSGGNPAANTPTLDGLARDLTAIARDGGLDPVIGRQKEIERVIQVLSRRTKNNPVLIGEPGVGKTAIAEGLAQKIVNNEIPETLRDKRVMTLDMGTVVAGTKYRGEFEDRLKKIMDEIRQAGNIILFIDELHTLIGAGGAEGAIDASNILKPALARGELQCVGATTLDEYRKYIEKDAALERRFQPIQVDEPTAEDAIKILHGLRDRYEAHHRVKITDEAIEQAVKLSDRYITDRFLPDKAIDLVDEAASKVRLQSFTVPPNLKELEGRLEEVRKEKDAAVQSQEFEEAAALRDQEQKLREELDKTKKDWKERQGQLNMEVTPEDIAQVVASWTGIPVLKLKEEEAERLLKMEDILHSRVIGQDEAVKSVSRAVRRARAGLKDPKRPVGSFIFLGPTGVGKTELARAVAETLFGDEDAMIRVDMSEYMEKHSTARLVGAPPGYVGYDEGGQLTEKVRRKPYSVILLDEIEKAHPDVFNILLQVLDDGRLTDSKGRTVDFRNTVVIMTSNVGASMIKKNTTLGFTTGDTERKYQDMKDKVMDELKKSFRPEFLNRIDEVIVFHSLEQEHIEQIVSLMTDELRKRLKEQNIDFQLTDEAKKVLAKEGFDPAYGARPLRRAIQRHIEDRLSEELLKGSISKGDTVNINAEEGQLVVKRLEKSKL
- the radA gene encoding DNA repair protein RadA; this translates as MSKYKTKYACQECGYESPKWMGKCPGCGSWNTMVEEMTVKTAHRHEGISGGQKQAAMPLTEVASEEEPRMDTTIGELNRVLGGGLVPGSLILVGGDPGIGKSTLLLQTSFALAHHGARVLYVSGEESAKQIKLRADRLGTKTPPMFVLAENDLDLIEQHINQVDPHVLIIDSIQTVFHPAVQSAAGSVAQVREATAQLMRIAKGKGIGTFIVGHVTKEGSIAGPRMLEHMVDAVLYFEGERHNTFRILRAVKNRFGSTNEIGIFEMKDRGLEEVANPSEIFLAERPFGVAGSTVVASMEGTRPVLVELQALVAPTSFVTPRRMATGVDHQRVAMIMAVLEKRMGMMLQNQDAYVNVAGGVRLDEPAVDLAIAVSIASSFRDHATNPHDVVIGEIGLTGEVRGVSRIEQRVREAHKLGFKRVIIPEKNIRGLEAPDDIQVIGVSNIGEALNEVIRG
- a CDS encoding UvrB/UvrC motif-containing protein; the encoded protein is MNCEECGKRPATLHLTKIVNGEKTEYHICEHCAQEKGDVFTGFHNFSINNLLSGLLKFDPMQKGVKESTANKTLRCETCGLTYAQFSKSGRFGCSDCYTFLGDRLDPLFRRIHGNTQHIGKVPERTGGQLKIRKELEQLKQALQTHVASEEFEKAAEMRDRIRALEQKMAQS